A single genomic interval of Bacillus sp. es.036 harbors:
- a CDS encoding site-specific integrase, producing MNFVQPIRDPEVIRAIKRYLKEKNERDYMMFILGINSGLRISDILPLRVSDAKRPYFSMREKKTGKQKRLDMTPVLKKELKIYVEDKKDHEFLFKSREGINKPIGRSMAYKILRDAAEHVRITEIGTHTLRKTFGYHFYQQTKDVAILQKIFNHTSPSLTLRYIGIEQDGIDKAIKEFKI from the coding sequence ATGAATTTTGTACAGCCCATTCGAGATCCTGAAGTGATCAGAGCTATTAAACGTTATCTTAAAGAAAAAAATGAAAGGGACTATATGATGTTTATTCTAGGAATCAATAGCGGGCTTCGCATTTCTGATATTTTACCTCTTCGTGTAAGTGATGCAAAAAGACCTTATTTTAGTATGAGAGAAAAGAAAACCGGGAAGCAGAAGCGATTGGATATGACACCGGTTCTAAAAAAGGAGTTAAAGATATATGTAGAAGATAAGAAAGACCATGAGTTCCTATTTAAAAGTAGAGAGGGAATTAATAAGCCAATTGGTAGAAGTATGGCTTACAAAATTCTAAGGGATGCAGCAGAACACGTTCGTATAACTGAAATAGGAACTCATACTCTTAGAAAAACCTTTGGCTACCATTTTTACCAACAAACGAAAGATGTAGCAATACTTCAAAAAATATTTAACCATACTAGCCCTTCTTTGACCTTAAGGTACATTGGAATTGAGCAAGATGGAATTGACAAAGCAATAAAAGAATTTAAAATTTAG
- a CDS encoding DEAD/DEAH box helicase: MAFSYDEDYFMKTVPFIYGNENLREPQVQGYYHVYDHFVVKQKKSHAVIVLPTGVGKTGLMSILPYSISQGRVLIIAPQIVIKETVIDALNPDKPENFWIKRHVFDRPQQLPALIEFEGSKTSKEVLEAANVVVVNIQKLQGRLDSSPLNHLPEDFFDMIIIDEAHHSTARTWVETIQHFSQAKVIKVTGTPFRTDKEKITGDLAYKYKLSQAMANKYVKSLENLTYIPEKLMLTIDDDSSKKYSIDEIYQMGIKDEDWVSRSVAYSEECARSVVNMSVKMLETKLRGTTVPHKIIAVASDIKQAKIIQGLYNEYDLPTTIVHSDLNEQEREKAFSDIKNHRTKVVINVSMLGEGYDHPYLSIAAVFRAFRNPLPYAQFVGRILRSIPDDEVKKADDNIGQIISHKHLAIEQLWDFYKVEIQESEIIKHLKDFDILKPIISDVPGSSGTRELDLGTATEIGEGKIIGDVYLTTELIKQKKSEDRAREKKIIELQSVLEINREEAESIVDTTASSQSNIKRPDLYFASKRKDIDVSIKENIVPNILMKFDIDKTTATIQDCGLFKNKYSWIKTRIRDNGGMLAVYFMTYLKNEIGASKDKWTIDDYDIAYEKLPPMVDYVEKILDDYLNQ, encoded by the coding sequence ATGGCTTTTAGTTACGATGAAGATTACTTCATGAAAACGGTACCATTTATTTATGGAAATGAAAACTTAAGAGAACCTCAGGTACAAGGTTACTATCATGTATACGACCATTTTGTTGTAAAACAAAAGAAATCTCATGCAGTTATTGTTTTACCTACCGGCGTAGGAAAAACCGGGCTTATGTCAATTCTTCCGTACAGTATCAGTCAAGGTAGAGTATTAATAATTGCTCCTCAAATTGTAATTAAGGAAACTGTTATAGATGCTCTTAACCCTGATAAACCAGAAAACTTTTGGATTAAAAGACATGTATTTGACAGACCTCAACAATTACCTGCCCTAATTGAATTTGAAGGTTCAAAAACTAGTAAAGAAGTTTTAGAAGCTGCTAATGTTGTTGTAGTCAATATTCAGAAGTTACAGGGACGATTAGACTCTTCACCTCTTAACCATTTGCCAGAGGACTTTTTCGATATGATTATTATTGATGAAGCTCATCATTCTACTGCAAGGACTTGGGTAGAAACAATACAACATTTTTCTCAAGCAAAAGTTATTAAAGTAACAGGTACTCCTTTTAGAACTGACAAAGAAAAAATTACTGGTGACCTAGCATATAAATACAAATTAAGTCAAGCTATGGCAAATAAATATGTGAAATCGTTGGAAAACCTAACATACATCCCAGAAAAACTAATGCTAACTATTGACGATGATTCATCCAAAAAGTACTCTATAGACGAAATATACCAGATGGGTATTAAAGACGAGGATTGGGTAAGTAGATCAGTCGCGTATTCAGAAGAATGCGCTAGAAGCGTAGTCAATATGAGCGTAAAAATGCTCGAAACTAAATTAAGAGGAACTACAGTCCCTCATAAAATCATTGCAGTGGCTTCAGATATTAAACAAGCAAAAATAATCCAAGGATTATACAATGAGTATGACCTTCCTACAACTATTGTGCATAGTGATTTAAATGAACAAGAAAGGGAGAAAGCATTTTCAGATATTAAAAATCATAGAACTAAAGTAGTAATCAATGTCTCTATGTTAGGTGAAGGATATGATCATCCATATTTATCAATTGCTGCAGTTTTCCGTGCTTTTAGAAATCCCCTACCTTATGCTCAATTCGTTGGCCGAATTTTAAGATCTATTCCTGATGATGAAGTAAAAAAAGCAGATGATAACATAGGACAAATCATTTCGCATAAGCACTTAGCAATAGAACAACTTTGGGATTTTTATAAAGTAGAAATTCAAGAAAGTGAAATAATTAAGCATCTAAAAGATTTTGACATTCTCAAACCTATAATCTCAGATGTTCCCGGAAGTTCGGGTACTAGAGAATTAGATTTGGGAACGGCTACAGAAATAGGTGAAGGTAAAATCATTGGGGACGTATATTTAACTACTGAATTAATAAAACAAAAAAAATCAGAGGATAGAGCTCGTGAAAAGAAAATAATAGAACTACAGAGCGTATTGGAAATTAATAGAGAAGAAGCTGAAAGTATTGTAGATACTACTGCTAGTTCACAATCAAATATTAAACGTCCAGATTTATATTTTGCAAGTAAAAGAAAAGATATCGATGTAAGTATTAAGGAAAATATTGTACCAAATATTTTAATGAAATTTGATATTGATAAAACAACCGCTACAATTCAGGATTGTGGTTTATTCAAAAACAAATATTCCTGGATTAAGACTCGGATACGTGACAACGGTGGTATGTTAGCTGTATATTTCATGACCTACTTAAAGAATGAGATAGGTGCTAGTAAGGACAAATGGACAATAGATGACTACGATATTGCATATGAAAAACTCCCTCCAATGGTTGATTATGTAGAAAAAATTCTTGATGACTATTTAAACCAGTAA
- a CDS encoding HNH endonuclease has product MVNLNRKYSWNGNEALINAAHMVHELQGVNDLQVEKWLEYDDVDLLTKISKPHKETLLHDYIDFINFTMYEYLLDKHLPMSVINPIVEIMNIYDVDYSHLGIPPFIGLDEEEVYEYDHNDVEQYAHQILNLYIEKLAPTFNSDIFTVIFSNKQFLFEFNKQLQEVIEDLKLKDYPDYLKKDGVLKRSKYLPKWLQRGVFMRDKGRCQICGTDLSKVLHLDNKENYDHIIPLESGGTNDPTNFQLTCEHCNKSKGHRSTIYNSFGARFWEIESLLPK; this is encoded by the coding sequence GTGGTCAATTTGAATCGTAAATATTCTTGGAATGGTAATGAAGCATTGATTAATGCTGCTCATATGGTACATGAATTACAAGGTGTAAATGATTTACAAGTAGAAAAATGGTTAGAATATGATGATGTTGACTTGTTAACTAAAATTTCAAAGCCTCACAAAGAAACTTTGTTACATGACTACATTGACTTTATTAATTTCACAATGTATGAATATTTACTAGACAAACATTTACCTATGTCTGTGATTAATCCTATAGTGGAGATCATGAATATATACGATGTGGATTATTCTCATTTAGGTATACCTCCTTTTATTGGTTTGGACGAAGAAGAGGTATATGAGTATGATCATAATGATGTAGAGCAATATGCACACCAGATTTTAAACCTCTATATAGAAAAATTAGCACCTACTTTCAACAGTGATATATTTACAGTGATTTTTTCCAATAAGCAATTTCTATTTGAATTTAACAAGCAGCTCCAAGAAGTGATTGAAGATCTAAAATTGAAAGACTATCCAGACTATTTAAAAAAAGACGGGGTTTTAAAAAGGTCTAAGTACTTGCCTAAGTGGCTACAACGTGGTGTTTTCATGAGAGATAAAGGTAGATGTCAAATTTGTGGAACAGACTTGAGTAAGGTGTTACATTTAGACAATAAAGAGAATTATGATCATATTATCCCATTGGAATCTGGCGGGACTAATGATCCTACTAACTTCCAATTAACTTGCGAACATTGCAACAAGTCTAAAGGGCATAGAAGCACAATTTATAACAGTTTTGGAGCTAGATTCTGGGAAATCGAAAGTCTTCTTCCAAAGTAA
- a CDS encoding ATP-binding protein translates to MKETSSLLKTKIAPMKVLRQIKCSGCGEIVNEVEGTVALGPEAGKLFRAFKGCKCEEKRLAKESRKVQSAMLERKTKAIFNQNSLVNRSLQRATFENYEPTNKQLIDAKETVEEFVKEFKSSNPENLLLAGSYGTGKSHLSYAAVRALLDKGYSGLFLSVPKLLTKIKDTYNSHSEFSEAELLEAVEKVDLLVLDDIGTEYTNAKNKNDNWTQTKLFEVMDSRAGKHTIFTTNLSSDELSKKVNERNFSRMMDGTTVLKMTGKDYRRKSF, encoded by the coding sequence ATGAAAGAAACATCATCTTTGTTAAAAACAAAAATAGCCCCGATGAAGGTGCTTCGCCAAATTAAATGTTCAGGTTGTGGTGAGATAGTTAACGAAGTGGAAGGAACCGTTGCACTTGGACCTGAAGCAGGAAAGCTTTTCAGAGCTTTCAAAGGGTGCAAATGTGAAGAAAAGCGATTGGCTAAAGAAAGCAGAAAAGTCCAGTCAGCTATGCTTGAACGGAAAACAAAAGCAATTTTCAATCAAAACTCTCTAGTAAACCGTAGTTTACAAAGAGCTACTTTTGAAAACTATGAACCTACTAACAAACAGCTTATAGATGCAAAGGAAACCGTAGAAGAATTTGTTAAGGAATTCAAAAGTTCCAATCCTGAAAACCTTCTTCTTGCAGGTTCATATGGAACGGGGAAAAGTCACTTATCATATGCAGCAGTTCGAGCGCTATTAGATAAAGGCTATTCAGGACTTTTTCTCTCAGTTCCAAAGCTTCTTACAAAAATTAAGGACACATATAACAGTCACAGTGAATTTTCAGAAGCAGAACTGTTAGAAGCTGTTGAAAAGGTAGATTTACTGGTACTAGATGATATTGGTACAGAATATACGAACGCCAAGAATAAGAATGACAACTGGACTCAAACCAAGTTATTTGAGGTCATGGATAGTCGAGCAGGTAAGCATACGATATTTACGACCAATTTATCTAGTGATGAACTTTCTAAAAAGGTAAATGAACGGAACTTTTCCCGCATGATGGATGGCACGACCGTACTTAAAATGACTGGTAAAGATTATCGAAGAAAATCATTTTGA
- a CDS encoding ArpU family phage packaging/lysis transcriptional regulator, whose protein sequence is MAKQIDFNLPEINREQTKAAVEGALEKYTIYLLMEPDEHLPKVTQTFSIVPPTHTNEFHSSTENVAIKNIDQVVARRKYLSKIRKAVNRLSYQERSIIIQRYMNEEDVFDYEVYNELGMSERKYYRVKARAFYKLAFILHIEVTKEKVFVG, encoded by the coding sequence ATGGCAAAACAAATTGATTTTAATCTACCAGAAATTAATCGTGAGCAAACTAAAGCAGCTGTTGAAGGAGCTCTTGAAAAATACACCATTTACTTACTTATGGAACCAGATGAACATTTGCCTAAAGTGACTCAAACCTTCTCTATCGTGCCTCCAACTCATACAAATGAATTTCATTCATCTACAGAAAATGTAGCAATCAAAAATATAGACCAGGTAGTTGCTCGTAGGAAGTATCTTAGTAAAATTAGAAAGGCTGTCAATCGCCTCTCCTATCAAGAAAGGTCGATCATTATTCAACGCTATATGAACGAAGAAGATGTATTTGATTACGAAGTTTATAATGAGCTGGGCATGAGTGAAAGGAAGTACTATAGAGTAAAGGCAAGAGCCTTTTATAAGTTGGCATTTATTTTGCACATTGAAGTGACAAAAGAGAAGGTGTTCGTTGGATGA
- a CDS encoding XtrA/YqaO family protein encodes MDRNHKQISDIENLSKVLEEDHCYIVKDGNLISKQLPSHGKTTIFTYQGKIDRFEFQTSEKV; translated from the coding sequence ATGGACAGAAACCATAAACAAATTAGTGATATTGAGAATCTATCAAAGGTTCTTGAAGAAGATCATTGTTATATCGTTAAAGATGGTAACTTAATTTCAAAACAATTGCCATCACATGGAAAAACAACGATTTTCACATATCAAGGAAAGATAGATCGGTTCGAATTCCAAACGTCTGAGAAGGTTTGA